Proteins encoded within one genomic window of Amycolatopsis nigrescens CSC17Ta-90:
- a CDS encoding histidine kinase, giving the protein MSPTHAIPEDDEPAQGQLRKLNLTMFLPLLAVAGVLVVAKDARSWWEAVILGAGVVATLVAFVRWTAGEVLRVALPCLIVTAAVWPFAVLMADSSAAFSGISYVGSLVVARLPRHRAAAAVGLAAYVAAVGAARLLVSHEDIPGVLFQYVLVPTGITVVVIGLMFPNKRFYDVVTELEEAREREAELAVIRERVRFAGDLHDIQGHTLHVVKLKTALAQKLVDNDAERAKQELREIHALVSDTITQTKELAYAQRRLNLSAELENARNLFEAAGIHVRVNREADVDPGAGELLGQVLRETTTNILRHAQATRVRITLSASSITVVNDGAQEAPLPELSGLSALRERIAGDGGELTVEQKDGRFLTAATLPRGRGE; this is encoded by the coding sequence GTGAGCCCGACACACGCGATCCCCGAGGACGACGAGCCGGCGCAGGGGCAGCTACGCAAGCTCAACCTCACCATGTTCCTCCCGCTGCTCGCCGTCGCCGGCGTGCTGGTGGTGGCGAAGGACGCCCGGTCCTGGTGGGAAGCCGTCATTCTTGGCGCGGGCGTGGTGGCCACCCTGGTGGCCTTCGTACGGTGGACGGCGGGCGAAGTCCTGCGCGTCGCGCTCCCCTGCCTGATCGTCACCGCGGCCGTGTGGCCCTTCGCGGTACTGATGGCCGACAGCAGTGCGGCCTTCTCCGGCATCTCCTACGTGGGTTCTCTCGTCGTCGCCCGGCTGCCGCGCCACCGGGCCGCGGCAGCCGTCGGGCTGGCCGCCTACGTCGCGGCGGTGGGAGCGGCGAGGCTGCTGGTGTCGCATGAGGACATTCCCGGCGTGCTGTTCCAGTACGTCCTCGTGCCCACCGGCATCACCGTGGTGGTGATCGGGCTGATGTTCCCCAACAAGCGGTTCTACGACGTCGTCACGGAGCTGGAGGAGGCGAGGGAGCGGGAAGCGGAGCTGGCCGTGATCCGCGAGCGCGTCCGGTTCGCCGGCGACCTGCACGACATCCAGGGCCACACCCTGCACGTGGTGAAACTGAAGACCGCGCTCGCCCAGAAACTGGTGGACAACGACGCCGAACGGGCCAAACAGGAACTGCGGGAGATCCACGCGCTGGTCAGCGACACCATCACCCAGACAAAGGAGCTCGCCTACGCGCAGCGGCGGCTCAACCTCTCCGCCGAGCTGGAGAACGCGAGGAACCTGTTCGAGGCCGCGGGCATCCACGTGCGCGTCAACCGCGAAGCGGACGTCGACCCCGGCGCGGGTGAACTGCTCGGCCAGGTCCTGCGCGAGACCACGACCAACATCCTGCGGCACGCACAGGCGACCCGGGTGCGGATCACCCTGTCGGCGTCCAGCATCACCGTTGTCAACGACGGCGCGCAGGAGGCGCCGCTGCCCGAACTCAGCGGGCTCTCCGCGCTCAGGGAACGAATCGCGGGCGACGGAGGCGAACTGACCGTGGAGCAGAAGGACGGGCGCTTCCTGACGGCCGCGACGCTCCCGCGCGGACGTGGGGAATGA
- a CDS encoding ABC transporter permease has protein sequence MLSIALSELIQIFRNRSVLITSFVMPVAISAFFIYQHELFASVGSLGYIAAIVMFTVCAFGLYASSVTTLASRRQNLFLKRLRSTAAGDAGILTGLVLPVTVIALVQVAVIMAVLGVVTGTPANLGLLVLAVAATVAMMIGLGLATAGLTNSPEHAQVTTLPVSLGVIAVASWVGIAGTEDLTLLKRLLPGGSATELVVNAWNGGVAVTDSLLLLAPTLAWVVVAVVLASRLFRWEPRR, from the coding sequence ATGCTTTCGATCGCTCTCAGCGAGCTGATCCAGATCTTCCGGAACCGCTCGGTGCTGATCACCAGTTTCGTGATGCCGGTCGCGATCAGCGCGTTCTTCATCTACCAGCACGAGCTCTTCGCCTCGGTGGGCAGCCTCGGCTACATCGCGGCGATCGTGATGTTCACCGTCTGCGCGTTCGGGCTATACGCCAGCTCGGTGACCACCCTGGCGTCGCGCCGGCAGAACCTGTTCCTCAAGCGGCTGCGCTCCACCGCGGCCGGTGACGCCGGCATCCTGACCGGGCTGGTGCTGCCGGTCACGGTCATCGCGCTGGTTCAGGTTGCCGTGATCATGGCCGTGCTGGGCGTGGTCACCGGCACGCCGGCCAATCTCGGCCTGCTGGTGCTGGCCGTCGCCGCCACCGTCGCCATGATGATCGGCCTCGGCCTCGCCACCGCGGGCCTGACCAACTCCCCGGAGCACGCCCAGGTCACCACCCTGCCCGTCAGCCTCGGCGTGATCGCGGTGGCCAGCTGGGTCGGCATCGCCGGCACCGAGGACCTCACCCTGCTCAAGCGGCTGCTCCCCGGCGGCTCGGCGACCGAGCTGGTCGTCAACGCCTGGAACGGCGGCGTCGCGGTCACCGATTCGCTGCTCCTGCTCGCGCCCACGCTGGCCTGGGTCGTCGTCGCCGTCGTACTGGCTTCCCGGCTCTTCCGCTGGGAACCCCGCCGGTGA
- a CDS encoding ThiF family adenylyltransferase — translation MAEPIDLDEFCGVLRGATLSGWQPVIVRLAPGEHDVLTELCRQHGITVLDTIDLQLTELAAVRFPSPDQVEARDRFIADELASAGDRAAYGVWVYLSWAGTIGHLLAEDDYFDVLTDRNRDKITREEQRALRGKCVGVLGLSVGGEAAVTVAQENLCGHLKLADFDRLDLSNLNRLNAGFTDLDVPKARIVARRVAAINPFLRITVFEQAVTPENATDLLDGLDLLVEECDSLPTKHALRLLAMARGVDVVYAADERGFLSIEPYRSYPDLQPFHGRAGDQPLPRAAYPSPSAFLRALTHWIGGWDNLSERSRRSVAEVGISLGGYPQLAGEARYAAAQIAHVARRLLLGERIPPFCRQLDLHDLIPGDGQSP, via the coding sequence ATGGCCGAGCCGATCGATCTGGACGAGTTCTGTGGGGTGCTCCGCGGCGCCACGCTATCGGGCTGGCAGCCGGTCATCGTCCGGCTGGCCCCCGGGGAACACGATGTCCTCACGGAGCTGTGCCGTCAGCATGGCATCACCGTGCTGGACACGATCGACCTCCAGCTGACCGAACTCGCCGCCGTCCGCTTTCCCTCGCCCGACCAAGTGGAGGCTCGCGACAGGTTCATCGCCGACGAACTGGCGTCGGCCGGCGATCGGGCCGCATACGGCGTCTGGGTCTACCTTTCCTGGGCCGGCACGATCGGGCACCTGCTCGCCGAGGACGACTACTTCGACGTGCTCACCGACCGCAACCGCGACAAGATCACCCGCGAGGAGCAGCGCGCGTTGCGCGGTAAGTGCGTCGGCGTGCTCGGCCTGTCGGTCGGTGGCGAGGCCGCGGTCACGGTGGCACAGGAGAATCTCTGCGGCCACCTCAAACTGGCCGACTTCGACCGGCTGGACCTGTCCAACCTCAACCGCCTCAACGCCGGCTTCACCGATCTCGACGTGCCCAAGGCGCGGATCGTCGCGCGCCGTGTCGCGGCCATCAACCCGTTCCTCCGCATCACGGTGTTCGAGCAGGCCGTGACCCCGGAGAACGCCACGGACCTGCTCGACGGTCTCGACCTACTGGTGGAGGAGTGCGACAGCCTGCCGACCAAGCACGCCCTCCGGCTGCTGGCCATGGCACGAGGAGTCGACGTCGTCTACGCGGCGGATGAACGCGGCTTTCTCAGCATCGAGCCCTACCGGTCGTACCCCGACCTCCAGCCCTTCCACGGCCGCGCCGGCGACCAGCCCCTCCCTCGTGCGGCGTACCCGTCCCCTTCGGCCTTTCTCCGGGCCTTGACGCACTGGATCGGCGGGTGGGACAACCTGTCCGAACGATCGCGGCGCTCGGTCGCCGAAGTGGGCATTTCCCTTGGCGGCTACCCGCAACTGGCCGGCGAGGCACGCTACGCCGCCGCGCAGATCGCGCACGTCGCGCGACGCCTGCTGCTCGGCGAGCGGATACCCCCGTTCTGCCGCCAGCTCGACCTGCACGACCTCATCCCGGGAGACGGTCAGAGTCCCTGA
- a CDS encoding PPOX class F420-dependent oxidoreductase, whose protein sequence is MRLDDDARALIGSGADATLVTLNPDGSPQVTVVWVALQSTPDGDELVTAHLGEYKKVRNVRRDGRVALTILSAERGEIMRPYLAVTGTARIVEGGAPELLEELAKTLASPGVEFPPADAPPGLLTRIRIDKVGGIGPWAS, encoded by the coding sequence ATGAGACTCGACGACGACGCTCGCGCACTGATCGGCTCCGGTGCCGACGCCACGCTGGTCACGCTGAACCCCGACGGCAGCCCGCAGGTCACCGTGGTGTGGGTGGCGCTGCAATCGACCCCGGACGGCGACGAGCTCGTGACCGCACACCTCGGTGAGTACAAGAAGGTGCGCAATGTCCGCCGTGACGGCCGGGTGGCACTGACGATCCTGTCCGCCGAGCGCGGCGAGATCATGCGGCCGTACCTGGCGGTCACCGGGACCGCCAGGATCGTCGAGGGCGGTGCGCCGGAACTGCTCGAGGAGCTGGCCAAGACGCTGGCCAGCCCGGGGGTCGAGTTCCCGCCGGCGGACGCGCCGCCGGGCCTGCTCACCCGGATCCGGATCGACAAGGTCGGCGGCATCGGTCCCTGGGCCTCCTGA
- a CDS encoding ABC transporter ATP-binding protein: protein MTSTPVIDVDRLNVKYGDFHAVRDLSFSVGRGEFYALLGTNGAGKTSTLETIEGHRAPTSGTVRVLGRSPRDRGAVRPKMGIMLQESGFSPDLTVKESVRLIGELTQRTDRVERVLGIVDLTRKAGTKVSQLSGGEKRRLDFATAVYGTPELVFLDEPTTGLDIQSRDALWDAVDRLREDGSTIVLTTHYLEEAQQRADRIGLMHKGTFHQEGTVAELTRTLPAVIRFAMPPSAPALPLQVSREGDGKFRIETFGLQKDLYTLLGWAQDHAVELRELEAGPTRLDDVFRAIDND, encoded by the coding sequence ATGACCTCGACACCAGTGATCGACGTTGACCGGCTGAACGTCAAGTACGGCGATTTCCACGCCGTGCGGGATTTGTCCTTCTCTGTGGGCCGGGGCGAGTTCTACGCCCTGCTCGGCACGAACGGCGCGGGCAAGACCTCCACCCTGGAGACCATCGAAGGCCACCGCGCGCCCACGTCCGGCACCGTGCGGGTGCTCGGCCGGAGCCCGCGGGACCGGGGTGCCGTGCGCCCCAAGATGGGCATCATGTTGCAGGAAAGCGGGTTCTCGCCGGATTTGACGGTCAAGGAGTCGGTGCGGCTGATCGGTGAGCTGACCCAGCGCACGGACCGGGTCGAGCGGGTGCTCGGCATCGTGGATCTGACGCGCAAGGCGGGCACGAAGGTGTCCCAGCTCTCCGGCGGGGAGAAGCGGCGGCTGGACTTCGCCACAGCGGTGTACGGCACGCCGGAGCTGGTGTTCCTGGACGAGCCGACGACCGGTCTGGACATCCAGTCCCGGGACGCGCTGTGGGACGCGGTGGACAGGCTGCGGGAGGACGGTTCGACCATCGTGCTCACCACGCACTACCTGGAGGAGGCGCAGCAGCGCGCCGACCGCATCGGCTTGATGCACAAGGGAACCTTCCACCAGGAGGGGACCGTCGCCGAGCTGACGCGGACGCTGCCCGCCGTGATCCGGTTCGCCATGCCGCCGTCGGCTCCGGCGCTGCCGCTGCAGGTCAGCAGGGAGGGGGACGGGAAGTTCCGCATCGAGACCTTCGGCCTGCAGAAGGACCTGTACACGCTGCTGGGGTGGGCGCAGGACCACGCGGTGGAGCTGCGGGAGCTCGAGGCGGGCCCGACCCGGCTCGATGACGTGTTCCGCGCCATCGACAACGACTAG
- a CDS encoding alpha/beta hydrolase, producing MRKAVLPVLAAALVAVSTPALASADSLKWGPCPADAAKPGLECTTLDVPLDYRDPDGQTIEIAVSRLASTDPEKRRGVLLTNTGGPGGAGLDFPAALRDLGMPQEVLDSYDVIGIDPRGVGHSTPVTCDLTPLEHPTNIPMFARNAADVEDEAKRVAGVAEKCGSSATAPLLPHITTANTARDLDRVREALGESKVSYFGISYGTYLGSVYTTMFPHRSDRFLIDSATGPGGWDAAFSRMFGQGVEDRFPDFAEFAATHPEYGLGSTPGQVRAKYFELAARLDAKPSTDGYNGQAFRFVTFANFYYDKNLPYLAEVWRALDTGNPVPPPTAAEQPPGAAGLPSDNYLASQLHVICNDSDWPESVGTYQRNVAVDRVRYPMFGAAGANITPCAFWPAEPAEPPVQITDRGPSNLLILQNLRDPATPLAGARELRKAFGDRARMVTADQGGHLAYLFKDNRCANDLATNFLITGLRPPHDLACGAEQS from the coding sequence ATGCGTAAGGCCGTCCTACCGGTGCTCGCCGCTGCCTTGGTGGCCGTTTCGACCCCCGCGCTGGCGTCCGCGGATTCGCTGAAGTGGGGACCATGCCCGGCCGACGCGGCCAAACCCGGGCTGGAGTGCACCACCCTCGACGTTCCACTGGACTATCGCGACCCCGACGGGCAGACGATCGAGATCGCGGTCTCGCGCCTGGCGAGCACCGATCCGGAGAAGCGCCGTGGCGTGCTGCTGACCAACACCGGCGGACCGGGCGGTGCCGGGCTCGACTTCCCGGCCGCCCTCCGGGACCTCGGGATGCCGCAGGAGGTGCTGGACAGCTACGACGTGATCGGGATCGATCCGCGCGGGGTCGGCCACAGCACGCCGGTGACCTGCGACCTGACGCCCCTGGAACACCCGACCAACATCCCGATGTTCGCGCGGAACGCGGCCGACGTCGAGGACGAGGCCAAGCGGGTGGCCGGCGTCGCGGAGAAGTGCGGATCGTCGGCCACGGCGCCGCTGCTGCCGCACATCACCACGGCCAACACCGCGCGCGACCTGGACCGGGTCCGCGAGGCGCTGGGCGAGTCGAAGGTGTCCTACTTCGGCATCTCCTACGGCACCTACCTCGGTTCGGTGTACACCACGATGTTCCCGCACCGGAGCGATCGGTTCCTGATCGACAGCGCGACCGGCCCCGGCGGCTGGGATGCCGCGTTCTCGCGGATGTTCGGGCAAGGTGTCGAAGACAGGTTCCCGGACTTCGCGGAGTTCGCCGCCACCCATCCCGAGTACGGCCTCGGCAGCACACCTGGCCAGGTGCGGGCGAAGTACTTCGAGCTCGCCGCGCGGCTGGACGCGAAACCGAGCACGGACGGCTACAACGGCCAGGCGTTCCGCTTCGTCACCTTCGCCAACTTCTACTACGACAAGAACCTGCCGTACCTGGCCGAGGTCTGGCGCGCGCTCGACACCGGCAACCCGGTGCCGCCGCCCACCGCCGCCGAGCAGCCGCCCGGTGCGGCCGGCCTCCCGTCGGACAACTACCTGGCCAGTCAGCTGCACGTGATCTGCAACGACTCCGACTGGCCCGAGTCGGTCGGGACCTACCAGCGCAACGTCGCGGTCGACCGGGTCCGCTACCCGATGTTCGGCGCGGCCGGGGCCAACATCACCCCGTGCGCGTTCTGGCCGGCCGAGCCGGCCGAGCCGCCGGTTCAGATCACCGACCGCGGCCCGTCCAACCTGCTCATCCTGCAGAACCTCCGCGACCCGGCCACGCCGCTCGCCGGTGCCCGTGAGCTGCGGAAAGCCTTCGGCGACCGGGCCAGGATGGTCACCGCCGACCAGGGCGGGCACCTGGCCTACCTGTTCAAGGACAACCGCTGCGCCAACGACCTCGCGACGAACTTCCTGATCACCGGCCTGCGTCCGCCGCACGACCTCGCCTGCGGGGCCGAACAGTCCTGA